From Granulicella arctica:
TGATCATACAGAACTACCTGTCGATCATGCGAGAGCCGCGGCCAGACGTCATTCTGCATCATGTAGATGTGCGACAGCCCCGGGCCGCCATTGATCGCCATGACGGGCACCGCGGCTGACGTCTTCCCGTAGACCCAGTAGGCCAGATCGACCTGCGGCGTATGGACGAGCCCGGTCGGAGGCTGCTGCGCACAAAGACTGGCAGGGAGAGCGAGGGCAAGGGCAGCGAGCGCTGAGAATAGCTTCATAGGGTCTCCAGGTGCTGCCTAAGAACGTACAGCGATACCCTGCATCTCGAATCGGGCGTCGAAGAGAAGCTTACCCGACCCGATAAAGGCGCGCGCTGGTAGCGGTCCGGTGAAGTAGGTCAGGTATACGTCGTTGAACGCCTGCCAGAGCGAAACATTCGGGGAGAAGATCTGGACATAGGTCAGATCGTCGAAGGTCATCTCCGCCTTCTCGAGGACGGCCCGGAAGCCTTGCATGAGGTAGTGAACCTCCTCGGCAACGCTCTCCGGAACCTGCGAGGTTCCGGGGATCAGGCCAATTCGCCCCGAGAGGTAAAGCGTATCGCCGCGAAGTACGGCATCGCTGAAGGGCTTGTCGGGATTGAGGATAATGTCTCTGCGCGGAACGCTCATGCCTGCTCTTCTCCTTGGATCTCTGTCGGGGCTTGCTGTGGTTTCGCCTGCGGGCGCATGAGTGGGAAAAGGATGACGTCACGGATCGACTTCGACCCGGTCAGGAGCATCGTCAGGCGATCGATGCCGATTCCCTCGCCTCCCGTCGGCGGCAAGCCGTAGCCGAGCGCGCGGACGTAGTCCTCGTCCATCGCATGAGCCTCATCGTCGCCGCGGTCGCGCTCCTTCAACTGATCCTCAAAGCGCTTCTTCTGCTCGTCCGGATCATTCAACTCCGAGAAGGCATTCCCAACCTCGAAGCCGCCGATGTAGAACTCGAAGCGCTCGACCCAATCAGGTTCGTCTGGCTTTTGCTTGGAGAGTGGTGAGACGGCTAGTGGGAAGTCGTAGATGATCGTGGGTTGGATCAGGTGAGGTTCGGCTAGGAATTCAAATAGTTCTGCAATTATTTTGCCGAGGGGAACTGTTTGATCTGTAAGACTCTGAAGAAGCCCTTGGACGATCCTCTCACTTCTTTGATACCCCAGAACAGCTGCGGCGACTTCAGCATGTGCAGAGTGATTTTCGTTCGGGACTGTTGCCGCTAATGCAGGCATACCTTGGATTAGGCCGGCAAACATCTTTTGTAACTCTTGGACCGATGGCAACAATGCGTCATAACTATCGAATGTGAGTCTTTGCCAAGAATCAGCGCCTAGTAATACCGGCCAGAACTGTCGGATAGCCTCACGCATTGACAACTTGGTCCACGAACCAAGATCAATTTCATTCCCATTGAAGCTAGTGACCGTAGTCCCATTCACCTCCATAGCCACGAACGTCACAAGCTCCTCAGTAAGCTGCATGAGGTCGTGATAGTTCGCATAAGCCTGGTAGAACTCAAGCATCGTGAACTCTGGGTTGTGCCGTGTACTCACACCCTCGTTGCGAAAGTTTCGATTGATCTCATACACCCGGTCCAGCCCGCCGACTACCAGCCGCTTCAAGTAAAGCTCAGGCGCGATCCGCAGCGATAGCGGAATATCCAACGCATTGTGGTGCGTCTTGAACGGGCGAGCCGCCGCGCCACCAGCGATCGTGTGCAGCATCGGCGTCTCGACCTCAAGGTAGCCGCGCGTATCGAAGAACTTGCGAATCGCCCGAAGCACCGCCGCGCGCTTGACGAAGACCTCGCGCACATTAGTCGACGCCTCTTCCGGCTCAGCAGCCTCCACCGCTCCATCACTCACATCAGGAGCGTGCGTGGCCTGCTTCACCGTATGCCCTGTGTTCATAAACAGGTCGACATACCGCTGCCGATACCGCAACTCCGTGTCTTCGAGCCCGTGGTACTTATCCGGCAGCGCAAGCATCGCCTTCGCGAGAAACGTGAGCGCAGGCTGCCCGTCGATGGGCGACACATGCACGGTAAGCTCCCCGGTGCGCGTACGCATCAGGTAGCCGCGCACGCCGATGTGGTCTCCCAGATCCAGCAGTTTGTAGAGGGCGAACAGGTCCTCGCCGACATCATCCTTGCGGACATAGATCTGTAGTTGCCGACCGCCCTGCTGAAGCTGCGCGAACCCCGCCTTGCCCTGCACACGAATCGCCATGATGCGTCCAGCAATCGACACGGTGACCCGCGGCTCCTGGAGCGCCTCGTTCGTGTTCTCCGGCGTGTCATACTCCGCGCGGATGGCGGGTATATCGTTGTCGTGGCTATACGCATAGCTGTTCGGGTAGGCTGGCTGGCCGAGGGCGACGATCTGGTCGCGCTTCTCCCGGCGAAGCTGGTAAAGATTTTGCTCGAAGTCTGATTCGGACACGGTAGTTCCTTTTCTCAAGGGGCTTGACGCTTCAGTATAGCGAGGCCGGGCCGTCCGACGGAGTGACTCACCTGCGGGGATTCTGAAGAAGTCGTCCTGCGTGGTGTAATGGTCTGTCATGGCAGATGAACCAAATAAGAAATCCGGCGCGCTTGGCGAGGTCGTCAAAGCAGAATCGATGATCCAGCTCGCGATCGCCCTTCCGGCAGGATGCCTGATCGGCTGGCTGGGCGGCCACTGGCTCGACGGCCACTTTCACCAGCATTGGATCGGCATCGTCGGCATTCTCCTCGGTGCGATAGCCGGTCTCATCCAGATCATCACCACTGCCCAGCGCTTTCTGCGGAGCGGCCGTTGAAGACCCTTGCCGGATTTAGCGACGACGACTTTAAACGAACGATACGAAGCGCGATCCGCCTCCTCATCATCGCGACAGCCGTCGCAGCACCGCTCATCTGGTGGAAATCAAGCTGGCAAAGTGCCGCTCTGCTGGTCGTGGGCGCCGTTATCTCCGGCTCCGGCCTGTGGGAGTGGCTACGTTTGATGAGCGCAGTGATGGTCCGTATGGACGCGGGCGGCGAGGCAAAGCCGATGGGGATGATCCTGGTTGGATTCTTCCTCCGTCTGGGACTCACGATCGTGCTGCTGTATGTTAGCCTTAAGCATCTGAATGGTTCGGTTTACGCCCTCGCCTTCGGCCTTGCACTCGGTGTATTTTGTCTCTCTGTAGAGGGCATCCGACTCATGAAGGCCTGGACCGTTTAGATAGATTTCCGAAAGCTCCATCGATTTCCAATATGCCGACACAGACGTTAGTAACCCAAGCTTTGAACCACGCCTTTGCCTCGCCCACCACGGCGCTGCTGCGCGGCCTGCACATTCAGCCGAAATACCCGAGCGCCCCCATCACGGACGCCTTCGCGATGGAACTGCTCGTATTCCTCGTTCTCCTGGCTTACTTCCTCCTGGTGCGCGTATCCCTCAGCGTCGAAAAGCCAGGCGGCGTACAGCACCTTGCTGAGATGACCCATGAGTTTGTCTCAGAGCAGGGTGAGTCCATCATCGGACACGGCTATGAGCGCTTTTCGAGCTATCTCACGGCGCTCTTTCTATTTATCCTTTTAGCGAACCTGATGGGTCTCGTCCCGGGATTGAAGTCACCAACCGCCGACGTCGTCGTTCCGCTTGGTTTTGCCCTAGTCACCTTCATCTACTACCACTACCATGGCATCCGGGCGAACGGCGGAGCGTACATCAAGCAGTTTCTAGGACCGGTGCCAGCGATTGCGCCCCTGATGCTTCCGATCGAGATCATCTCCCATCTGGCTCGCGTTCTGTCACTTACGGTTCGTCTCTACGCCAACATGTTCGCCGGCGACCTCGTCACCCTTGCATTCTTCTCATTGGTACCGGTCGGCATTCCGCTCATTTTTCTCGGCCTGCACCTTGGGGTAGCCGTCATCCAGGCGTACGTTTTCTTCCTGCTGGCAGCAATTTACCTCTCACTCGCCGTAGCGCACGACCACTAAGTTTGATTTTGCCGCGATGGGGCGCTCCCTCTTCGCGGCAGGTAACAACGTCGCAAGCGTGAGGGTGCCAGCAAGGTGAGCATCAACCACCCACTGGCGGCGTATCTGACGGGAGCAGGAGTACCACATGAAGAAGTTGCAATATCTGTTTATGTCCTTGGCTGCGCTGCTGTTTGCAACGCCCGCCTTCGCACAGGCCGCTGCCGTTAATGGCGGATCACCTGCTGGTCAATGGGTTCCCCTCGCTGCCGGTCTCGGCATGGCGATTGCCGCTGGCCTCTGCGGTCTCGGTCAGGGTCGCGCGACCGCTTCCGCCACCGAAGCGCTTGCTCGTAACCCCGGCGCACGTCCAGGAATCTTCATCTTCCTGATTCTCGGTCTGGCCTTCATCGAGTCCCTCGCACTCTTCACCTTCGTAATCATCTTCATCAAGGTTCAGGCATAGTCGATCAATCGAGTTTGACGGAGAGTCTCAGGAAGTACTCATCTCTCGATCACTAGTTAGTAGCAACAGTAAAGCCTCCGTTCGCGGAGGCTTTACTGTTGCTACATGTCTATGTCTAATTCGAGGGTATTGACCGGTTCCGCTGGCGAAGAGAGCAGGGTGTCCGTCAGCAGCAAATGCTCCCAAGCACTACTTAGTCTGCCCGCCGTTACTCATCTCTACAGTTCGTGTCGCAGCGGCAACAGGAATAGCTTTGGCTGCCATTGAGTCGAACGCGGCCCGCTGCACAATGTGCAGAATAGGCGCAGGCACGACACCCAGCATGAAGGTCGCCAACGCGCTCGCCCCCAGGGCAAGACCAGC
This genomic window contains:
- the atpB gene encoding F0F1 ATP synthase subunit A, whose amino-acid sequence is MPTQTLVTQALNHAFASPTTALLRGLHIQPKYPSAPITDAFAMELLVFLVLLAYFLLVRVSLSVEKPGGVQHLAEMTHEFVSEQGESIIGHGYERFSSYLTALFLFILLANLMGLVPGLKSPTADVVVPLGFALVTFIYYHYHGIRANGGAYIKQFLGPVPAIAPLMLPIEIISHLARVLSLTVRLYANMFAGDLVTLAFFSLVPVGIPLIFLGLHLGVAVIQAYVFFLLAAIYLSLAVAHDH
- a CDS encoding ATP synthase F0 subunit C; its protein translation is MKKLQYLFMSLAALLFATPAFAQAAAVNGGSPAGQWVPLAAGLGMAIAAGLCGLGQGRATASATEALARNPGARPGIFIFLILGLAFIESLALFTFVIIFIKVQA
- a CDS encoding AtpZ/AtpI family protein, which codes for MADEPNKKSGALGEVVKAESMIQLAIALPAGCLIGWLGGHWLDGHFHQHWIGIVGILLGAIAGLIQIITTAQRFLRSGR
- a CDS encoding ATP synthase subunit I; the protein is MKTLAGFSDDDFKRTIRSAIRLLIIATAVAAPLIWWKSSWQSAALLVVGAVISGSGLWEWLRLMSAVMVRMDAGGEAKPMGMILVGFFLRLGLTIVLLYVSLKHLNGSVYALAFGLALGVFCLSVEGIRLMKAWTV
- a CDS encoding RidA family protein — its product is MSVPRRDIILNPDKPFSDAVLRGDTLYLSGRIGLIPGTSQVPESVAEEVHYLMQGFRAVLEKAEMTFDDLTYVQIFSPNVSLWQAFNDVYLTYFTGPLPARAFIGSGKLLFDARFEMQGIAVRS
- a CDS encoding lysine--tRNA ligase, yielding MSESDFEQNLYQLRREKRDQIVALGQPAYPNSYAYSHDNDIPAIRAEYDTPENTNEALQEPRVTVSIAGRIMAIRVQGKAGFAQLQQGGRQLQIYVRKDDVGEDLFALYKLLDLGDHIGVRGYLMRTRTGELTVHVSPIDGQPALTFLAKAMLALPDKYHGLEDTELRYRQRYVDLFMNTGHTVKQATHAPDVSDGAVEAAEPEEASTNVREVFVKRAAVLRAIRKFFDTRGYLEVETPMLHTIAGGAAARPFKTHHNALDIPLSLRIAPELYLKRLVVGGLDRVYEINRNFRNEGVSTRHNPEFTMLEFYQAYANYHDLMQLTEELVTFVAMEVNGTTVTSFNGNEIDLGSWTKLSMREAIRQFWPVLLGADSWQRLTFDSYDALLPSVQELQKMFAGLIQGMPALAATVPNENHSAHAEVAAAVLGYQRSERIVQGLLQSLTDQTVPLGKIIAELFEFLAEPHLIQPTIIYDFPLAVSPLSKQKPDEPDWVERFEFYIGGFEVGNAFSELNDPDEQKKRFEDQLKERDRGDDEAHAMDEDYVRALGYGLPPTGGEGIGIDRLTMLLTGSKSIRDVILFPLMRPQAKPQQAPTEIQGEEQA